CTGCGGCGTCCTGTTTATGGCCGGATCGGATGTCCAATCCAGTTTTGTCAACCGCTTTGCCAGTGTCTTTGGCTCTTATAATGTCGTTTCCCATGAATCGAATTGTCTGGTCAGCCGAAACAGAGCCTATTTGGATACCTTCGGTGAAATGCCAATCCCTGACACGCTCAACTCCAAATATATTATTATGGCCGGGGCCAATATTTTTGAATCCCTGATCACCCCGGACAGCATTGACATGATGACAGCCAAGCAGAAGGGTTGCAAACTGGTGGTCTTGGATCCTCGCTTTACTAAAACCGCCGCCATTGCCCATGAATGGCATGCCATCAAACCGGGTACGGATATGGCCTTTTTCCTGGCCGTGACCCAGGTACTGATCGAGGAAAAACGATACGACGAAAAATTTGTTCAGGAAAAGACCTATGGCCTGGAACAGCTCAGGGAACATGTCCGGAAATATTCCCCGGAATGGGCGGAGAAGGAGTGTGAAATCCCGGCCAGTGACATCCGCCGTATCGCCCGGGAATTGGCTGCGGCTGCCCCGGCAGCCATGATTTACCCCGGCCGCAGGACTTCGGATTATGAAGACTCCACTCAGATCCGCCGCTCCATGGCCATCCTCAATGCCTTACTGGGCAATTGGGACCGCCCCGGCGGTCTCACCGCGGCTCGGGAAATCAAGGTCAAGGCCAAACCCTTTGATCCGCCCTTTTATGAAAATAATCCGGAGGAAAGGATCGAAAGCGGGCGGTCGCCGATGATGTTTGAGGAAGAAGGCTCCTTCAAGCATGCCCGGGACGCGGTCATCGAAGGCAAGCCCTATCCGATCAAAGGATGCTTTACCTACAAGATTAACCCCATGGCCACCGGGGCCAACCGCCAAAAGACCGTAGAAATGATCAATAAGCTTGATTTCATGGTGACGGTGGATATTGCCATGAGCGATACGGCTTGGATGGCCGACCTGGTCCTCCCGGCCCCCAGTTATCTGGAACGCATGGATCCGGTAACCGCCCTCCAGGGTTCTTCGGCGTGCGGTTGTATAGTCAGCCGCGACCCGGTGGTCCCGGCCCTTTTTGAATCGAAACCTGTTTTTTGGATTGTTTCCGAACTGGCCAGGCGCTTGAACCTGGGGCAGTTTTTTAACTTCACTATGGAAGAATACCGCCAGGAGCAGTTGAAGGATTGGCCCGAAGCCCAAAAAGACCTGAAGA
This genomic interval from Deltaproteobacteria bacterium contains the following:
- a CDS encoding molybdopterin-dependent oxidoreductase, with the translated sequence MPTANEKGLTRRQFLQFSGMAAAATLGAPRILHALVPSIGNQVGGQVRKIPSICDMCLNKCGLIARVEKGVVQKLDPHPNFLKSRGMLCAKGNAGIKQLYDPDRLKYPLLRKGARGEGRWQRLSWPQALDLAAEKLKAIGEKYTRCGVLFMAGSDVQSSFVNRFASVFGSYNVVSHESNCLVSRNRAYLDTFGEMPIPDTLNSKYIIMAGANIFESLITPDSIDMMTAKQKGCKLVVLDPRFTKTAAIAHEWHAIKPGTDMAFFLAVTQVLIEEKRYDEKFVQEKTYGLEQLREHVRKYSPEWAEKECEIPASDIRRIARELAAAAPAAMIYPGRRTSDYEDSTQIRRSMAILNALLGNWDRPGGLTAAREIKVKAKPFDPPFYENNPEERIESGRSPMMFEEEGSFKHARDAVIEGKPYPIKGCFTYKINPMATGANRQKTVEMINKLDFMVTVDIAMSDTAWMADLVLPAPSYLERMDPVTALQGSSACGCIVSRDPVVPALFESKPVFWIVSELARRLNLGQFFNFTMEEYRQEQLKDWPEAQKDLKKDGFHYKHSKIYGVYEGKIYKTLSKKIELYNQRYVEKKVDPLPVYRARQAVPGGKFRLVVGRNAYITQGSSTNNALLSELVPENELWLHPKPARKMAIVSGEMVEVTSPVGRGRLKVRVTEEIRPDTVYMDSGFGMLSKGLSNVYGKGASIVEILEDHNDTISGNMAMHETFVTVRKIT